A segment of the Candidatus Poribacteria bacterium genome:
GATAATGCGGGATGCTCGCACCGGAGGCATCGCCCATGTTATAACCGACGTTGAAGCCGCGCGGCTGATAGGCACTCGTCAACACTTCAAAACAGAGACACTGGAGTTCATGAAGGTCTTGAACCTCTTCCTGATTCAACTCCCGTACATCAACGATATGTCGATTCGGAAAGATTAAGAGGTGCCCCGGACTGTAAGGATAGAGATTAAGCGATATGGTAAAACGCTCGGTTCGATGGACCTCAAGTCGTTCGACTTTATCATTTTTTTCGACGATTGCACACAGAATACAGGGGACATCTGGGCGGTTTTTTCCTTTGGCATAAGGCATTTTATTCGGTACGAAGAGGTTGTGTCGCATGGA
Coding sequences within it:
- a CDS encoding HIT domain-containing protein; translated protein: MRHNLFVPNKMPYAKGKNRPDVPCILCAIVEKNDKVERLEVHRTERFTISLNLYPYSPGHLLIFPNRHIVDVRELNQEEVQDLHELQCLCFEVLTSAYQPRGFNVGYNMGDASGASIPHYHLHVVPRYPRELGFMDVIGGARIIIEDPNATQEKLVQIFQELAI